Within the Rosa rugosa chromosome 2, drRosRugo1.1, whole genome shotgun sequence genome, the region tttttctttctctcaaaTATAAATTCAATCTATACTACTACTTTTTTACCCCCAAAGCAACAGAAACAATTTCTGCCTCATCAATGTTCCCATTTGGAAATGcatggtaaattttattttattttatttttttgaaacgaTGCATGGCAAATTTTGCTTTATTGTGTGGCAAATTTTCTTTATTGTGTGAAGTGTGAACCCTTTTACTTTCCATGGCCTAATATGATTTTTCGTTCGAGTAAAATCTACAAGCTAGTCCATAATAGTTGGCCAAAACAATGCTTGTCCACAATTCTATCACCCCAGAAAAAGTTCTCAAGTATTAGGCAGTAAAGTCACTCAAATTCCAGTGCTGCTTAACCAAAAAACTAAATAAGAGAGAAAATTACTACAAATAAGTTCCTCTGATAAGTCTTTTTGTGCATCCAATATTACCGCCAAAGAGAAACAAAACGATGGTATCTCTAAATACAACTGCAATCAGTATCCTATAACAACTGTCTCATTTTGCAATACAAATTGGATGAAACAAAGGGGAAAACTGCATTTCCAGCACATTAATAGAGACGAGGGATATGTGCTCAGGCATCACATCGCAGGACAACTCTATTTTGCCTTCTTTGCCAACTTCTTTACTTGGTTAGAGGTTAGGAACTCAGCGTCGTCTCTGATGAAACTCCACCAAATGTAAGTTAGGGGGATGGTGGTGGCATGCCAGACCGCATGAGCATCCAGAAATCCTTCATATGGGGGGAAATCATAGATTTCTAGGAGCATTGCAAGACCGCCTCCAACTACTACCAGCCACAATTTCCAACGAGATGGATGGCTGGTGACACCAGCCCAAACTGCCCAGATAAGAAGTTGAGCCACCGCCATGACAACACAAACTTTCATGTTCCAACCTGCAGAGTGTTAACATAATATTGTTATCATGATTATGACGTCCTgtaaagtaaaaaaaaagaagaaagatcaAAGAGTCTATACTAATCAGTTTCCAAGATGAAAGAAATTCAGCATTTCCCAATAGTTCAAATTTTAGGATTATCAGTGATCTATAGTGAACGTACACTGGCTAAAAATCCGAAGAAAGTTAGATTACAGGAAAGCAATAAGATTCCATAGAAAGACTTTCCACCTAGTAGAAAGAACAGACTCATGGTCAAGGTCCAATTGTGTGACTGGTCAGCCTACATGATATTCAGCATTTCCTAATAGCTTACTGCTATAAAATTATGGAAATTATATATCAATAGAAGATCAAAGTAAGCACAACTTATCAATATGTTATGTGTGCCAGAGTGCATGAGTATCATTTAAGAATATAGCTTTCATTCATTactgagaaaaataaaataaaaaagatagaaAGGGAAGATAATATACCATAATCTAGTTTATAAAAGTTGAGATACAATATGTGGGTAGTTACAAAAGCAAGCAGTGGAGCAGCAACCATAACTCTGACAGCATCATCCCTCACGTCAAAACTTCTGAGTATGGCAAGAATGAGCGAGTACCCAAGTAATGCCACTGCAGCTGAGTAATCTAATTTTTCGGTCAAATCCACATCTCTGCGATTCAATGAGACAATGTAATGATCAAGAAAGGTGCTAATGACCCAGCTccccccacaaaaaaaaaaaataaaataaatcacaAAACATAGGTTTAGTTTCTAAGAAAATATCACTTTCCGGTCTTTCTTTTTGTCAGTGAGGTGAGGATGGGTGGAAGTGTCAAGGAGGTAGGTTCTGGTCCCAGTTGATTATCATGACTAGTATGAGTTTGCTTTTATTACTTTTCGAATCCTTATGTACAAGCTCAACCCATTTAATATTGGTCCTTCATCCATAACTTGTCTTTCAAGAGATATTTACATTAGGTTATAATGTCATATAGATAGCACAATTACAGATTACAGATTTTTTAAGTAAAGTGTTATCTGACAGTTGCAATTATCACTTacatcatttttttcttttgtcttttttgaAAAAGCAATTATACTTGCATTCATCCATGAATGTAAGGAAATTGACATTTTAAGACCTTTTTGACATGGCTGGCACATAGACTAAATTGACATGTTGTACCATATTAAGTGTCATTTAAAACAGATTTTGCCAGTTAGACAGCTGTCAAATATTCACTTTTAATCAGAAAACTAAACTTTTCCTGGAATGAGAGTCTGAGAGCACAGTAGAATCAGATATATTCTTGCAAATGcagttaaaataaataaagataaGAGCTTATCAAGTACAGAAAACAGCATGCAGATATTCCCATGCATCGTAAGCAGAATGATtacagaaagaaagagaagcttACCTACTATGGAAAACAGCACTCCAGAACCAGCTGTTCAAGGATAAGAAACCATATAGATGCCACAAACCGGCATAGTCATAATATGCCTTCTTATCTCGTCTCAATGGTAACTTATAGAATAAAAGGATGATAAATGATACCCAACCATGAAAATGCATAGCAAGGTTGAGCGCAGAGAAAGCTACAGAAGCAGGCTCCTGAGGAAATGGACATCATGTTAAATAGAACAAACTATGAAACTAAGATGAGCAAAAGAAAATGTTGCTGAGGCATATAGTCTGTAAAAGAGCAAACCTGGATTCCATAAATGCGCTTGAAGGGCCATTTACCATGATATTTGACTGGGCCATAACCAGctgcttctctttctttctctctgtcaGCCATACAATAGTAACGGCAATCACTCTGACAGTCCCATTGTTTCCACTGCAAATAAAGAGGTTCTTGCAGGAACCATGGCCCATCAACGGAAACCCCACCTGAAGAGAAATTGCAATGTGGAAAGCATCTCTGCGCTACACATCCAGTTTCTTCACATTGTTGTAAACAAGCCCTACAATTCCAAGTCAAATGTGACACTGTCAATTCCAAGCCCTAAATCCACACGACAGGTTACAACTTACAAGTGTATGCAAAATAAGCCAGACTTCTTCATTGTGCAACATGGACGAAAACGTTGATTCCACCAAATATATAACAAGAACCATACTCAAGGAACCTTGCACAAGTCAGTACTGAACGAATAATAACATATTAATTTCAAAGGATGAGGAGGTACTTGTCAAAAATCAATTTCAAGTGACTTCAAACGGATAGGAATTGCATGAAGgcattgaaaaagaaaaagaaagaagaggaagaagaattaGCAACAGCGAGGAAGCCTCTATTTTAATGGTTCAAAATAGGGCTGAAAGTTAACTGCTTGTGAAGAAAGCTTGTTGACATCACACAATTTACTTTTTAAAATGAGCTCTTATTAGCTAGCGCTGACAAGGAGACAGGTGAGACATACTTATCACACAAGTAATGAACAACAATGCTCCATGCCTCCTTGCTATAGTCATTAATGACAGACTCAATCTATATTTCCAAACAGTAAGCACAGAACTGaaattaaatatattaaaaCCTGATCCAACCTGAGTGAAGCAAACCCCCATGACCTATTTTCTCTGGTGGTATGTACTTGTTCCCAAGGACACAGTTAACATCCGAAGTTTAAGCCTCAGTCCTCCAGAAATAGAAATGGAAAAAAGAAGGGCAAGCATGTCACCAGGCCCATTTGATCGAATTGTGTTAAGGAAAAGACTAGTAAATTGGTTCGATGAACAGACTTTCTACCTAAACAATATCAGATATTAATCAATTCACTAAATTACTGATTAGTGTATTACCAAACGAAATGCAAACACAATGATCAAGGGAATACTAGTCTTCTTCATTCGAAGTTCTAATGAACAGCAGCCCTTCAGCTGAAATTTCCAGTACTCGAACGATAAATAGCTAATCCAGGCTAAGAAAGCCTCAGTAGGTTACAGAACACCTCAGTTAGCCACATTGCACTCTAAATGGTGCACAACAGGACATTACAATATGCAGTCTTCAAAGCAAACCGACGATAACTCAACATGAAAACCTCAAAACCAGATACAAAAGCTTCAGCAGCAGAACTAAAAATCCCACAAAGAGTAAAAGAATGATTTACCTATAATGAGGATCAGCATCACCAGCACTGGCATCTATAGCTCTGAATCCAAAACCCCATAAAACCACCACAAAGAAAGCAACCCAGTACTGCTTTAACATCTGAAAATCAAATCACTCATCAGCTTTAACTTCTAAAAAATTTGATCTTGCAAGATTTGACTTCAAATTTGATGAATTTCAACTTAAAAGTTTCTTACTTTCCTTCAACTCACAGTATATACAATTCATTGAACTCAAAATTCACAACCCACAATCAATTTTGCTTCATTGCCTTAATTGTAGTGACTTCAGTTAACTCCGTTTTTGTTCAAATTGAAACCGATCTTATAATTcgactacaaaaaaaaaaagaaacggAAATTGCAGTATGACTGAACGACGTCGCTTAGATCTGGTTTAGGAACTCACCGGAGCACCGGAgcctctgtctctctctttcttcttcttcttccttggcaaTAGTGACAGTCTGACCCATTCAAAAAGCTCAACAGCTGCTTCTAAGTTCAGATTGATTTCGGGTTTGGGCCGGAAAAACGGGTCGAGAATGTAAAGCTAGTTTGGGCTCGGACGTTAAATTAGTCTGGGCCTGAAACTCGTGTAACGTTGAACAAGTCAACCCAATTCTTAGGTATTAAAGCTAGTTTGCTTTAATGAATTGACTTTCTGTTCTTGTTTTTGGTCAGAAATTTGACTTTAATTGTTATGCGTGATTAGCCTGGTTCCTTCAATGTTGATGGAGTCGTGTTTTGGAAGTAGTATATTTTCTGACCAAAGAATGTAGATATTATTgttaatccaaaatcaatgaaTGAAATTCATAGTGCTTGGGTCTAAGTATGGCTGACTTATTCTCCATACTTATTTAATTCTGTTGAGAAATTTCAATAACTTCCCTATAAACAATTGATCAAGAAACGTAGTAGCTGATGCTTAATTTGCTAACCTTCTGATTTCTCTATGTTCATTTGCTTGGAATCTTAATTTGTCGATCTCTTTATTAAAGTGATTAATATGAGTAGTTTAAGTGTAGGGAAGTAAGGAGGCGAAATTAACATGCTCATCCTAGGTCCTAGAGTGTTGGAATAAATTCTGAAGAAATTTTAAATTGCTAGACTGAAGTTTCATGATTTAATGCAAAACAAGCAAACCAGCAAAATATTGTACAAGGAAGGTGGTGAATAGTCACATATGGTGGTGGATAGGGTTCTAACCCACCCAAGATTGATGTTGTGTAGAGGTCAAAACCATAGCCACCATCAACAAAGCACACATGATGGGTTACTTCATAGCCCAAAATCAACACTCTCTCCTAGTACAGAGATTGACATCAGTGGTGTAGGAGtttgtgggggtggtcaacaaatttgaccctgcaatcaagacaattaaagagaagtaatgGCAGCAGTAAATGCAACAGTTAATGTAGCTATAAATGCGACAATCATAGCTgccaataagtgacggttattgcaggaATGAATATGGCCTTAATGGTGATGTGCCGCTCAAGTCACTGCGActtgctgtgcaagtttacttgcagcccacgccgaagtacacctataaataggctgctcGACATCGAGGTAAGACAtggaattccaattctctctactccactactaagaaacgtactgacttaggcatcggagggttttctgcaggtaccccccatCTCCTCGAGCGGACGGTCAAACTTCAGGTCAACGCTCGAAGGAAGCCTCTAGATcattcccggtcagctcccgctccagtccgcattcattggtgagtcaaactcttctacggaatttttctgcaccaacaagtggcaccgtctgtgggaagcacttttccctaaaaagtgatggcgggagctgcaCCATTAGAAATCTCATTTCTGTCACTAAGGACTGGGAGTGATGGAATACAAGCCCCGAAGTGATAAAAGTCTGGGTAACGTAAACTAGCATTCTTTCCTTTAGTAATCATATTctgattttttccttttatatttgaaatatatttgtggttagtgttgttgaaatgtatgTGTAAGGCTGGTGGCCAGAGTAAATACCCAAGGCCGGTGGCCAAGGAGAATAAAATTTTGTTGATCAGATTCAAAAGGAAATGCGGGCAATTCCATATCTCATGCTGAAAATGAATCTTCGCCttgaggaaagaatcgaggcggctagggcccgaggaaagaatcgaggcggccagggcccgaggaaagattcaGGGCGGCCAGGACGGctagggcccgaggaaagaatTGGGGCGGCCAGGGCCTGAGGAAAGAATCGGGGCggccagggctcgaggaaaGTATCGGGACggccagggctcgaggaaaTAATCGAGGCAAGATTCGAAACAGCTAGAGAATGGAAATTTCCTCTTAGGACgagtgtccaaagagaaaatttgggggcattgtgggagtggtcaaattctgctgggcccgtaattaaagcgattaactccgtagttagtaCGGCGTTAAATTTTagtcatgaatgcggcgattattacgacaataactacgcgcaatgattacgattataagtgcgcaatgaatgaccGTCGTATGTACGCAATTATTAACTGTTATTAGTACTGtaataattgtcatcataagtgtgtaaataaatgcAGTCATAAAAGCCGGAATAATGTCGGCTTGCTCTCTAAGTAAATCGTCACCTATATAAGGAACGCCCAACGTCAAGGTAaaccatcgaattccaattctctctactccattactaagaaacgtactgacttaagcatcagagggttttctgcaggtacccccccttctcctcgagccgacggtcaaactctAAGTCAAcactcgagggaagcttcttgattgttcccggtcagctcccgctccagtcagcatttattggtgagtcaaactcctctacggaatttttctgcaccaacaGAGTTAGAACCCTAACCACAACCATATTGAAACCAACATCGAATCCATCAACGAAGCACATATGCTAGGTTGTTCATAGCCTAATTGGTCATTCCACCAGCTTTCAAAATCTTAGGCCTCCTTCGATTCACGGATTTGAAAGGTTGACATTTCTTATGTTTGGTAAGCACAAGAATAAGAGCGAAGAGAAATAATGGAGAAAAGTGAATCCTTTCATACTCTGAAAAATTCATTTTCCCTCACTCGATCTTTCCTTTCATTAATTACTCATCACTTTTCATTATATATAACTTTTCATGCAACTTTGCTTACAAGTACTTCCCAGCTATTTCCAACTACCGGAAAGGAAAATTCATGAGAATTATAGCTTTATATCTCATAGGAAAGACAACGGAAAAACTTTCATTTTTCGTAAACCAAATGAGACTTTAGTATGAAACCTAGATAACCATCAAATATGTGAACGCCACCACACCAATCAACGAACCTTCACCGCCAATGCCAACATAACCACCTAACCAAGGCTTATAAAACCAAGCTAGACCACCAAATTAACCATGAAACCGTTAAACAAGAAAAACGAAAGAGACCAATCCTCCCATCCACAACAATTACTATCGCCATCACCAACAGCCAATCTGACCAAACAGGACAGTGAAATCAACAACAAAGGACATACTCAAGAGAGAAAATTAACCATGTTGATATATATAGCTCAAAATAAGAAAGAGAGACAACGATCTAAACGAAATTTATAAGATATCTTAATGACTTACAAATTAACTTTATATATTGAGCTGCCTCCCAAGTTGTGATTATTTTTCACGTACGACTTtagattaatatatatatatatatatacaggccggttctgaagcggacgtccgcattttgctaaagtgcggacggcgacgcagcagcggcgttccaggcggcgacggcagctcggggcttggcggacgggtctgggcagcgttcgaggtcggaggaggtccgagttgcaggttctgggcagcaacccgacctgcaactgcaggttttctgggcagcgctgcaacgACGTCGCCagcgactccaccgactgcagacctctccgcccgacccctggcgtccttccggcaacctccgccgctccgtcgcgccccgagctgagctgcagcagcgccgtccgcactttaacgaaagtgcggacgtcctctttggaacgcctccctatatatatatatatgtgtgtcgAGAATAACGACCTCAGATTAATAGTGTATATGGTTTTGCTCAAAAGGTTGAACAAAATAAAagattcttaaaaaaaaaaaaaaaagattgaacaGAATAAATTAATTAAGCCCTAACTGAGCCTTGGATTAAGTTCATGCATGTTCATCACTACTGTAAGGGAGATAAACAAATATGAACCAGCACTCGTCAGTCTCGTCTTACGTGTTTCAAGCAACATGAAAACAACCTGGCTAGCTCTTTTAATTTGCAGCAGCCCCCCTGATGACCTTAACCTTTTTTCATGAGCCCTCAGAATTTCATATGCAATATTAATTGAATACTTTCTACAGGAAATAATTTATAGAAATGGTCACATGGATACAGGAAACAATAGCGCAAGTCACAATCATACAAGAACTCCTACACTCTAGGTAAAAGGTCAAATGAAAAAGGAATTCCTAGCCTCTAACGCACTAACTAGCTAGAACTACTAGATACTGCTATCACTAAATAACTAGCTACAGTGCCTGCACCGTTATTGAAATTTCATAAGTATTAGTTTACACAAACGATGGATCAAGAGCAAGCTGTACAACTGATTTGAACTCTTCCCAGTTGTCGTTAAAAAAGTCATGATTCTCAATATCTGCATATGAATAGCTCGATGTGAACGAATCCATGTTGCATGGATGCGTAGCAGTAGTCATTCCGGAGCTGAACTGACCTACATTCTGCAATGTCTGGTTACTGTTGCTTCCGTTGTTATAATTAGTATGGTTCAGAACATTGGGCTTCTTCTCTTCGTAGCAAATGGTTGAAGCACCAAAATTGATATAAGATTCTCGATTGATGTTTGTGGGCTCTTGATGACGATCTTGATCAGTCGCATTGCATTTCTTAGAGCTGGATTGTTTAGCAGACAATTCTCTCCAGTCTGGTGTATACTTTCTATGTGACACAGATCTCTTGAATATCCGACACAATGTCCAAATTTCCTGCAGATACCAATGACACCATGTACAAGATTAAATACGTAATTACACCTTTATATATGGAAATTAAGGAAAATCATCAAAATCATGTTTCTAGGTCTAGTTCAATTCAATGCTATTTAGGAACTTCTGAGTCATGCATGtaattaaatttgaattttgaattgaaGCCGAGTATATTTATCTAACGaaatgatgatgagtaattgctAGTATGTCATGGACTAACATGCATTAACTTGAGTATTGGTTCATGATAAATGCGTTAATGTCAAttttttcttgagttaattGCTAGCTCCATGTTGATATATGTATTTTCTTCGATCCGTGTCAGTAGTGCTCATGTATATATAAGATAATGCTGTAAGTTAATTTGTTGCCTGTTAGGGTAcaactcctatatatatatattctcaaatTGAAAATCTAGTTAAGTATATGTTGATTATATGAACACACACTTGTTCAAAtgtgtgttatgcaaatctattgactgaataattacatgaaattttttctaagcaggagtgtaatgaaaagaaaaaaatgaaaaaaaaaaaaactaatttttttttagaagaaagccaaaataacttaagagtcattagattttggaatgataagatggtctttttctcaataattacatggcatgatttgacaaataggtgatATGTGTAGGTGATATGGcgtgacacctaagattgaggctataaatcttaggcctcattgaggccacaaatcattttccttgtTTAATTTGGTGTGCAAATGTATTGCACTCTATAATATAACATGTCAAATATCTACCAAGAAAATATTACCGGCCTCAAAACATATATGCATAAACAAGCACAAGTAATTGCAAAAGGATGTTTGACTGTTGTGAGTATGCTTTCTCATTACTTACAGCTTCTTGAGGATCAGTGTGTGATATAGCAGTGCAGGAGGTGTGGTTAGTGTGAACATTGTTGTTGTCATTGGTGGATGGACGGCGAAATTCGTGCATCATCCAATCAGTTTTGGTGCCTTTTCCGGCACTTCCGCGGTAGTAAACCAGAGTTTTCTTCAGCCCAATGCAGTTACTATGTGAATCATGAACTGGCTTGTCTATCCCAGTTGCTTTCCAAAACCCAGACCCGGTTACTCTATTAGGTCTGATACTGTTCTTGTACTTTCTCCCTCTTCTGCAGAAGAAGTACCACTCTTTGTCTCCTGCAGTAGTTGTCGCTTCTGCATAGTATATCACAAACTCATTAGGATACAATAAATTGAAGCTATACTAGCTAGATAAACTTAATTGCTATAGCAGATTCAGATTATTATAGTTAAGAGTGTCAGGGAACCTGACACTGTTGAATTAAGAAACTAATTGAAGAGTTTTTTGCATTAAAAAAAGACTAACGGGTTTTTTAGCCTAGAAAAAAAGATAAACGGATTGGTGCAATCAATCCACCTTTTTTTGCTGTAGAAACTTTTTAGCCTGATTTGAAGAAAACTGATTATTACCCTagcaagaaaaaaagaagtaagCAGGAATTATAAAGCTAGGTTTTATGCATACTTGGAAGATCCCAAGGATCATGCTTGTAGATATCAATTGATTTGATGAGCTCTAAGCTGATGGGTTTCTTCTGAATCTTCCGGCGGAGATAGAACCCAACTAGTTCTTCATCTGTTGGGTGAAACCTAAATCCCGGAAGTGGAACATCCTCATCATCATGATCCTGATGATCATGATGATCATCCTTGCAACTAGTATTTTTTCCATC harbors:
- the LOC133728582 gene encoding uncharacterized protein LOC133728582; the protein is MLKQYWVAFFVVVLWGFGFRAIDASAGDADPHYRACLQQCEETGCVAQRCFPHCNFSSGGVSVDGPWFLQEPLYLQWKQWDCQSDCRYYCMADREKEREAAGYGPVKYHGKWPFKRIYGIQEPASVAFSALNLAMHFHGWVSFIILLFYKLPLRRDKKAYYDYAGLWHLYGFLSLNSWFWSAVFHSRDVDLTEKLDYSAAVALLGYSLILAILRSFDVRDDAVRVMVAAPLLAFVTTHILYLNFYKLDYGWNMKVCVVMAVAQLLIWAVWAGVTSHPSRWKLWLVVVGGGLAMLLEIYDFPPYEGFLDAHAVWHATTIPLTYIWWSFIRDDAEFLTSNQVKKLAKKAK
- the LOC133733408 gene encoding transcription factor JUNGBRUNNEN 1; the encoded protein is MDGKNTSCKDDHHDHQDHDDEDVPLPGFRFHPTDEELVGFYLRRKIQKKPISLELIKSIDIYKHDPWDLPKATTTAGDKEWYFFCRRGRKYKNSIRPNRVTGSGFWKATGIDKPVHDSHSNCIGLKKTLVYYRGSAGKGTKTDWMMHEFRRPSTNDNNNVHTNHTSCTAISHTDPQEAEIWTLCRIFKRSVSHRKYTPDWRELSAKQSSSKKCNATDQDRHQEPTNINRESYINFGASTICYEEKKPNVLNHTNYNNGSNSNQTLQNVGQFSSGMTTATHPCNMDSFTSSYSYADIENHDFFNDNWEEFKSVVQLALDPSFV